A stretch of the Bacillus anthracis str. Vollum genome encodes the following:
- a CDS encoding CsbD family protein, with the protein MSESGLKEQITGKVEKTKGQVKEGIGEVTEDRKLKNEGKWDKTKGTIKEKVGKVKQKISDGLDNKE; encoded by the coding sequence ATGAGTGAGAGCGGACTAAAAGAACAAATTACTGGTAAAGTGGAAAAGACAAAGGGACAAGTAAAAGAAGGAATTGGTGAGGTTACAGAAGATAGAAAGTTGAAAAATGAAGGGAAGTGGGACAAGACGAAGGGAACGATAAAAGAAAAAGTCGGAAAAGTGAAACAAAAGATAAGTGATGGGTTGGATAATAAAGAATAA
- a CDS encoding YhzD family protein, translated as MGVYVLTVFEKDGSKALDESFEAATEKEAKAKGESILQEKGLYEKTHRCTSSAGKLVLFQR; from the coding sequence ATGGGAGTATACGTTCTAACAGTCTTTGAAAAAGATGGTTCAAAAGCATTAGACGAATCATTCGAGGCGGCAACTGAAAAAGAAGCGAAAGCAAAAGGTGAATCTATTTTACAAGAAAAAGGATTGTATGAAAAAACACATCGCTGCACATCTTCTGCAGGTAAGCTCGTTTTATTCCAGCGCTAA
- a CDS encoding CheR family methyltransferase: MENKYYNFDPSVDTDKRTNLEIDLLLEAVFKLSGFDFRQYARTSIYRRICNRMQISNIPTISKLIEKVIHEEGVLEQLLNDFSINVTEMFRNPIFFKALREHVIPELRKHPEIRIWHAGCATGEEVLSMSILLHEEGLSEKAVIYATDMNTDVLEKAKQGILPLNKMQTYTKNYLQAGGTQAFSNYYSTDSRFAYFNPSLLQNIIFAQHNLVTDQSFNEFHIILCRNVLIYFTSKLQNQVQQLFYESLSHNGFLCLGNKETLRFSDIMPHYTQFNPHEQIYQKIQ, encoded by the coding sequence GTGGAAAATAAGTATTATAATTTTGATCCATCAGTAGATACGGATAAGCGCACGAACTTAGAAATTGACTTACTATTAGAAGCGGTATTTAAACTATCAGGATTTGATTTTCGCCAATATGCTCGCACATCTATTTATAGAAGAATTTGTAATCGAATGCAGATTTCTAATATCCCTACCATTTCAAAGTTAATTGAAAAAGTAATTCATGAGGAAGGGGTTTTAGAACAGTTATTAAATGATTTCTCGATCAATGTAACTGAGATGTTCCGTAACCCTATCTTTTTTAAGGCGCTAAGAGAGCATGTTATTCCTGAATTAAGAAAGCATCCTGAAATTAGAATTTGGCATGCTGGATGTGCAACTGGTGAAGAAGTATTATCCATGTCCATCTTACTTCACGAAGAAGGGTTAAGTGAAAAAGCTGTTATTTACGCAACGGATATGAATACAGATGTGTTAGAAAAAGCAAAACAAGGTATTCTTCCATTAAATAAAATGCAAACTTATACGAAAAATTATTTACAAGCTGGCGGTACACAAGCATTTTCTAACTATTATTCAACGGATAGTCGTTTTGCTTATTTTAATCCGTCACTGTTACAAAACATTATTTTTGCACAACATAATTTAGTAACTGATCAATCTTTTAACGAATTTCATATTATACTTTGCCGTAACGTTTTAATTTACTTTACGAGTAAACTTCAAAACCAAGTACAGCAACTATTTTATGAAAGTTTAAGTCACAATGGATTCCTATGTTTAGGGAATAAAGAAACTCTTCGTTTCTCGGATATCATGCCGCATTATACGCAATTTAATCCACACGAACAAATCTATCAAAAAATACAATAA
- a CDS encoding fused response regulator/phosphatase yields MSILIVDDNPVNIFVIKKILKQAGYQDLVSLNSAQELFEYIHFGKDSSRHNEIDLILLDIMMPEIDGLEVCRRLQKEEKFKDIPIIFVTALEDANKLAEALDIGAMDYITKPINKVELLARMRVALCLKSELNWHKEQEENLRNELDLATQVQRNLLSSPLREEHIKIEASYLPSFKLAGDMYYWYKIDENRYGIILLDVMGHGVSASLVCMFISSVLRETIKCLIDPELVMKDLNKYMTLLHNENDNIPYYFTAIYLVVNTEDRTIEYVNAGHPSGYVLVDETNVVELNRGSCAVGFFDEIKVEKTVIPFEKNAQIVLFTDGVLEAIANDEFEAEEKLRTFTERKWGELEEEIEGFYKEEQKQAQSDDMCLIMIQTNAK; encoded by the coding sequence GTGTCCATTTTAATTGTAGATGATAATCCGGTTAACATTTTTGTAATTAAGAAGATTTTAAAACAAGCCGGATATCAGGATCTTGTATCGCTGAATTCTGCACAAGAGCTTTTCGAATACATCCATTTTGGAAAAGATTCTTCCAGGCATAACGAAATAGATTTAATACTATTAGATATTATGATGCCTGAAATTGATGGACTTGAAGTTTGTAGGCGATTACAAAAAGAGGAGAAGTTTAAAGATATTCCTATCATTTTTGTAACAGCTTTAGAAGATGCGAATAAATTAGCTGAAGCGCTTGATATAGGGGCAATGGATTATATTACGAAACCTATAAATAAAGTTGAATTGTTAGCGCGTATGCGTGTAGCATTATGCTTGAAATCGGAATTAAATTGGCATAAAGAACAGGAAGAGAATCTTCGGAATGAACTAGATTTAGCTACGCAAGTACAAAGAAACTTATTAAGTAGCCCATTAAGAGAAGAGCATATAAAAATTGAAGCAAGTTACTTACCTTCATTTAAACTAGCTGGAGATATGTACTACTGGTATAAAATCGATGAAAACCGCTACGGTATTATATTATTAGATGTGATGGGACATGGTGTATCTGCTTCCTTAGTTTGCATGTTCATTTCGTCTGTATTACGTGAAACGATTAAATGTTTAATCGATCCAGAACTTGTCATGAAAGATTTAAATAAATATATGACTCTTTTACATAATGAGAATGACAACATTCCATATTATTTTACAGCGATATACTTAGTAGTTAATACAGAAGATAGAACGATTGAATATGTAAATGCAGGACATCCTTCTGGATATGTTTTAGTTGATGAAACAAATGTAGTTGAACTAAATCGCGGGAGTTGTGCGGTAGGTTTTTTTGATGAAATAAAAGTTGAAAAGACAGTTATACCTTTTGAGAAAAATGCTCAAATCGTATTGTTTACAGATGGTGTTCTTGAAGCAATTGCAAATGATGAATTTGAGGCTGAAGAGAAATTACGTACTTTTACAGAAAGAAAATGGGGAGAGCTAGAAGAAGAGATAGAAGGGTTTTACAAGGAAGAACAGAAACAAGCGCAATCAGATGATATGTGTCTCATTATGATACAAACGAATGCGAAATAA
- a CDS encoding DUF4028 family protein yields the protein MIVKILKDSSNSFLCTVQNKNGDQYVKKWFRKHENNEELGRPTFKEVERDWKENRESFMYPNVKALY from the coding sequence GTGATTGTAAAAATACTAAAGGATAGTAGTAATAGCTTCCTTTGCACAGTCCAAAATAAAAATGGGGATCAGTATGTGAAGAAATGGTTTCGTAAACATGAAAACAATGAAGAATTAGGACGACCAACTTTTAAAGAAGTAGAACGCGACTGGAAAGAAAATAGGGAATCGTTTATGTATCCGAATGTTAAAGCGCTTTATTAA
- a CDS encoding YbjQ family protein: MIVTTTSGIQGKEIIEYIDIVNGEAIMGANIVRDLFASVRDVVGGRAGSYESKLKEARDIAMDEMKELAKQKGANAIVGVDVDYEVVRDGMLMVAVSGTAVRI; the protein is encoded by the coding sequence ATGATTGTAACAACAACGTCTGGAATTCAAGGTAAAGAAATTATTGAGTATATCGATATTGTAAATGGTGAAGCTATTATGGGTGCAAATATTGTCCGCGATTTATTCGCTTCTGTTCGTGATGTTGTCGGTGGTCGTGCTGGTTCTTACGAAAGTAAGCTAAAAGAAGCTCGTGATATCGCAATGGATGAAATGAAAGAACTTGCAAAACAAAAAGGTGCGAACGCTATCGTTGGTGTTGACGTAGATTACGAGGTTGTTCGTGATGGAATGTTAATGGTCGCTGTAAGTGGTACAGCTGTACGTATATAA
- a CDS encoding ferritin-like domain-containing protein, which translates to MSHDVKELIEGLNEDLAGEYSAIIMYNHNAATVSGIYRQVLKPFFESEISDEQGHALYLAEKIKTLGGTPTTIPLRVKQAEDVREMLEYARQSEYETIKRYEKRKEQAANLNMTELVVKLEDMIADETNHMEELDRLLNDKAMVLN; encoded by the coding sequence ATGTCACACGATGTGAAAGAACTAATCGAAGGATTGAATGAAGATTTAGCGGGAGAATACTCAGCAATTATTATGTATAACCATAATGCAGCTACAGTTTCTGGTATATATAGACAAGTGTTAAAACCTTTCTTTGAATCTGAAATTAGTGATGAACAAGGACATGCCCTATATTTAGCGGAGAAAATTAAGACGCTAGGTGGTACACCTACTACGATCCCTTTACGAGTGAAACAAGCAGAAGATGTTCGAGAAATGTTAGAATACGCTAGACAATCAGAATATGAAACAATTAAGCGTTATGAAAAGCGAAAAGAACAAGCCGCGAATTTAAATATGACAGAGTTAGTTGTAAAGTTAGAAGATATGATCGCAGATGAAACCAATCATATGGAAGAATTGGATCGTCTTTTAAATGATAAAGCAATGGTGCTAAATTAA
- the sigB gene encoding RNA polymerase sigma factor SigB — MMEIQSQPTNLTKEDVIKLIAEFQQNQCGEAQERLVDHYKNLVYSIAYRYSKGGPMHEDIIQVGMLGLLGAIRRYDYSIGNAFEPFAIPTIVGEIKKYLRDKTWGIHVPRRIKDLGGKIKLAIEELTDHLQRSPKIIEIADHLGLSEEEVLEIMDAKNNYRVSSLDDVVENASDGSSVARIESVGEVEQGYEQTERRLVLKDIFNVLNETEKSVIHYIFEENLNQKDTGERLGISQMHVSRIKRQAISKLKQAAFLDT, encoded by the coding sequence ATGATGGAAATCCAATCTCAACCTACGAATCTTACTAAAGAAGACGTTATTAAACTAATTGCAGAATTTCAACAAAACCAATGTGGTGAAGCGCAGGAAAGGTTAGTTGATCATTATAAAAATCTCGTATATTCCATTGCATATCGCTATTCAAAAGGCGGGCCAATGCATGAGGATATTATACAAGTAGGCATGTTAGGGCTCTTAGGTGCAATAAGAAGGTATGATTATTCGATAGGGAATGCTTTTGAGCCTTTTGCAATACCTACGATAGTAGGGGAAATAAAGAAGTATTTACGCGATAAAACTTGGGGCATTCACGTTCCAAGGCGAATTAAAGATTTAGGCGGAAAAATTAAACTTGCGATAGAGGAACTAACAGATCATTTGCAGCGTTCACCGAAGATTATAGAGATTGCGGATCATTTAGGACTATCCGAAGAGGAAGTGCTAGAGATTATGGATGCGAAAAATAATTATCGAGTATCTTCCTTAGATGATGTAGTTGAAAATGCATCTGATGGCAGTTCGGTAGCGAGAATTGAATCTGTAGGTGAAGTAGAGCAAGGATATGAACAGACAGAAAGGCGTCTCGTTTTAAAGGATATTTTTAACGTATTAAATGAAACGGAAAAGAGTGTTATTCATTATATATTTGAAGAAAATTTAAATCAAAAAGATACAGGGGAACGGTTAGGTATTTCACAAATGCACGTTTCTCGTATTAAAAGACAAGCGATAAGTAAGTTGAAACAAGCCGCATTTTTAGATACATAA
- a CDS encoding general stress protein, with protein sequence MNMDRKIVGVFPTIDDAALVINELKEKGYSADNISAIAKDQKEIEHLEEKSGEKVNSETAHKADIFSATGLVAGGVAGGLGGLLTGLGVLAVSGMGPIVAAGPIAAAIGGAGIGGGAGSLIGAFIGLGIPEEHAKKYEEYIYDGNILILVDVKLDDKLEIYKIFDKHHAYNSDFFK encoded by the coding sequence ATGAATATGGATAGAAAAATAGTAGGTGTTTTTCCAACAATTGATGATGCGGCACTCGTTATTAATGAATTAAAGGAAAAAGGATACTCGGCAGATAACATTTCAGCTATTGCGAAAGATCAAAAGGAAATTGAACATCTGGAAGAAAAATCGGGTGAAAAAGTGAATAGCGAAACTGCACATAAAGCAGATATCTTTTCAGCAACAGGGCTTGTAGCAGGAGGAGTAGCAGGCGGACTCGGTGGTTTATTAACAGGTCTTGGTGTACTTGCCGTATCTGGAATGGGCCCAATTGTAGCCGCAGGACCGATCGCAGCAGCTATTGGAGGAGCCGGTATTGGCGGAGGAGCTGGAAGTTTAATAGGAGCATTTATAGGATTAGGAATCCCTGAAGAACATGCTAAAAAGTATGAAGAATATATTTACGATGGAAATATATTAATTTTAGTAGATGTAAAATTAGATGATAAGTTAGAAATCTACAAAATATTTGATAAGCATCATGCTTATAACTCTGATTTCTTTAAATAA
- a CDS encoding GlsB/YeaQ/YmgE family stress response membrane protein: MGLIITCIVGGLIGALAGMITGKDFPLGIVGNVIAGLIGSWVGSALFGHWGPEWGGIFILPALLGAIVFILIVTFFSRMLRKA, encoded by the coding sequence GTGGGACTTATTATTACGTGTATTGTAGGTGGACTTATTGGTGCGTTAGCTGGAATGATTACGGGAAAAGACTTTCCTTTAGGTATAGTTGGTAATGTGATTGCTGGTTTAATCGGATCTTGGGTTGGTAGTGCATTATTTGGTCATTGGGGTCCTGAATGGGGAGGCATTTTTATTCTTCCAGCGTTACTAGGTGCAATCGTCTTTATTTTAATCGTTACATTCTTCTCTAGAATGCTACGGAAAGCGTAA
- the rsbV gene encoding anti sigma b factor antagonist RsbV codes for MMNLGINILQNDVGYTVQLNGEIDAYTASDLKNKIMPIASEKEVRIVVDFNKVDYMDSTGLGVFIALLKAVKKNDGKLEFIGVSKRLKRLFDITGLTEILNLNSDFEKVERR; via the coding sequence ATGATGAATTTGGGAATAAATATTTTGCAAAATGATGTAGGTTATACGGTACAACTTAATGGTGAAATTGATGCATATACAGCATCAGATTTGAAAAATAAGATCATGCCTATTGCAAGCGAAAAAGAGGTTCGTATTGTCGTAGATTTTAATAAGGTAGATTATATGGATAGTACTGGTTTAGGTGTTTTTATAGCGCTATTAAAAGCAGTTAAGAAAAATGATGGAAAACTAGAGTTTATTGGTGTATCTAAAAGGTTAAAAAGATTATTTGATATTACAGGGTTAACAGAAATATTAAATTTGAATTCCGATTTTGAAAAAGTAGAAAGAAGGTGA
- a CDS encoding zinc-dependent alcohol dehydrogenase family protein, with amino-acid sequence MLHGTCIQFHKFGNPKDVLQVEYKNIEPLKENEVLVRMLVRPINPSDLIPITGAYAHRIPLPNIPGYEGVGIVEDVGAGVTRDLISKRVLPLRGEGTWQEYVKTSADFVVPIPDSIDDFTAAQMYINPLTAWVTCTETLNLQSNDVLLVNACGSAIGHLFAQLSQILNFRFIAVTRNNKHTEELLSLGAAYVIDTSTAPLYETVMELTNGLGADAAIDSIGGPDGNELAFSLRPNGHFLTIGLLSGIQVNWAEIVTKAKVHANIFHLRHWNKEVSPYKWQETFRHLIRLVENKQLRFMTVHSTYDLADVKAAVDVVQSAEKTKGKVFLTSY; translated from the coding sequence ATGTTGCACGGAACATGCATTCAATTTCACAAGTTTGGCAATCCAAAAGATGTACTACAAGTTGAATATAAAAATATAGAACCATTAAAAGAGAATGAAGTTTTAGTCCGCATGTTAGTTAGACCGATTAATCCATCTGACTTAATTCCAATAACGGGAGCGTACGCACATAGAATCCCTTTACCTAACATACCTGGCTATGAAGGTGTTGGTATTGTAGAAGATGTTGGCGCGGGCGTTACGAGAGACCTTATCAGTAAACGTGTTTTACCGTTACGTGGAGAAGGTACTTGGCAAGAATATGTGAAGACGTCAGCTGATTTTGTAGTTCCTATTCCGGATTCTATCGATGACTTTACAGCTGCACAAATGTATATTAATCCTCTTACGGCGTGGGTTACTTGTACAGAAACGTTAAACTTACAGAGTAATGACGTTTTATTAGTGAATGCTTGTGGGTCCGCTATTGGGCATCTATTTGCGCAGTTATCCCAAATTTTAAATTTCCGATTCATTGCCGTTACAAGAAATAATAAGCATACAGAAGAATTACTGAGCCTTGGTGCTGCATATGTAATTGATACTTCCACTGCCCCGCTTTATGAAACCGTTATGGAATTAACAAACGGTCTCGGTGCGGACGCTGCGATTGATTCTATCGGAGGACCGGATGGAAATGAATTAGCTTTCTCCTTACGTCCAAACGGGCACTTTTTAACGATCGGCCTTCTATCAGGAATACAAGTGAACTGGGCAGAGATTGTCACCAAAGCAAAAGTACACGCGAACATATTTCATTTACGACATTGGAATAAAGAGGTATCACCATATAAATGGCAAGAAACGTTTCGTCACTTAATTCGCTTAGTAGAAAATAAGCAATTACGTTTTATGACGGTACATTCTACATATGACTTAGCGGATGTGAAAGCGGCAGTTGATGTTGTGCAGTCTGCTGAGAAAACGAAAGGGAAAGTATTTTTGACTAGTTATTAA
- the rsbW gene encoding anti-sigma B factor RsbW, translated as MMERFEKIEMKIPAKAEYVAIIRLTMAGVANRMGFAYDDIEDMKIAISEACTNIVQHAYKEDVGEIAIVFGLYENRLEIMVADNGVSFDFNNLRSKVGPYDISKPVEHLPENGLGLYLINTLMDDIQIMHDEGMTVLMTKYIQREQVENDGNPISTYESY; from the coding sequence ATGATGGAGAGATTTGAAAAGATAGAAATGAAAATTCCTGCAAAGGCAGAATATGTGGCTATTATTCGTTTAACAATGGCTGGTGTTGCAAATCGAATGGGCTTTGCTTATGACGATATAGAAGATATGAAAATTGCTATTAGTGAAGCATGTACAAATATTGTACAACATGCATACAAAGAAGACGTTGGAGAAATTGCAATTGTCTTTGGGCTATATGAAAATCGATTAGAAATTATGGTTGCTGATAATGGGGTTAGCTTTGATTTTAATAACTTAAGAAGTAAAGTTGGTCCGTATGATATTAGTAAACCTGTAGAACATTTGCCGGAAAATGGTTTAGGTTTATATTTAATCAATACGTTAATGGATGATATACAAATCATGCATGATGAGGGCATGACGGTTTTAATGACAAAATATATACAAAGAGAGCAGGTGGAGAATGATGGAAATCCAATCTCAACCTACGAATCTTACTAA
- a CDS encoding ATP-binding protein, translating into MKSKAKFSIRYKIMAGYLVIILFLLISFIMLNNQISNLQKSRNFIIDHDFKVLNLTNQVEKDLLTIENKAKGFITSNNANYLQSLNSAERDYEKHYHDLFSLLEDNPSQQEKLKEINGNITNWMNKEIHPLIANHNSNKIQEIDTTEIQSLQSQLTDFRSTEEQLTKKRAAQLDTKNNKLELWLYSLLFLLSCISIIVSLYISNSITKTIKNVIQAIKSISSKEKITERIHVNTHDEIKDLAHTTNHLLDEISKREWLQTEIAELILMYQGVSSIEMLGNKILSGIIQKTQTSCGAFYVREEYEETVYYVKKASFADQGFDIGKQSIKMGEGFIGQSALEKKSFILRDIPEEFRYVTTGLLEIRPKNLLVIPVLFEDEVIAVMELVSVTDISDLHQDLIQQTVDNLGLTIHSIMGRMRIQTLLHESQAMTEELQVQSEELQTQAEELQMQAEELRTTNEQLESRTEEAEQKTADLQITKLELEEKASELLRSSKYKSEFLANMSHELRTPLNSILLLSEMLKENHDNHLSDDEIELATVIHSSGKDLLTLINDILDLSKVEAGKLDVIFEATNISDMAASMHQNFLHIAAQKNVEFTVEDSDTIPDLFYTDAKRIEQIIKNLLSNAFKFTEKGSVSLHFDSIETSNLSHDMQSISKDWITISVKDTGIGIAKEQHQLIFEAFQQADGATIRKYGGTGLGLSICKEFARLLGGWITLESHVGEGSTFTVYIPNLPNGLHDVQLSNLEVAATVDEVIPAEVIEETIVLPEANNVFQEKTIMIVDDDHRNIFALQNALKKQHANIITAQNGLECLEILKNNTNIDLILMDIMMPNMDGYETMEHIRMNLGLHEIPIIALTAKAMPNDKEKCLSAGASDYISKPLNLHQLYSVMSVWLIK; encoded by the coding sequence ATGAAATCGAAAGCAAAATTTAGTATTCGCTACAAAATTATGGCTGGTTATTTAGTTATCATTTTGTTTTTACTTATTTCTTTTATTATGTTAAACAATCAGATTTCCAATTTACAAAAATCTCGTAATTTTATTATTGATCACGATTTTAAAGTTCTCAACTTAACGAACCAAGTGGAGAAAGACTTGCTAACAATTGAAAATAAAGCGAAAGGCTTTATCACTTCTAATAACGCGAACTATTTGCAATCTCTTAACTCTGCCGAAAGAGATTATGAAAAGCATTACCATGATCTTTTTTCTTTATTAGAAGACAATCCATCTCAGCAAGAAAAATTAAAAGAGATTAACGGAAACATTACTAATTGGATGAATAAAGAGATTCACCCGTTAATTGCAAATCATAATAGTAATAAAATACAAGAAATCGACACTACCGAAATCCAATCATTACAATCACAACTAACTGACTTCCGCAGCACTGAGGAGCAATTAACGAAAAAAAGAGCTGCACAATTAGATACTAAAAATAATAAATTAGAGCTTTGGTTATACAGTTTATTGTTCTTACTATCTTGTATTTCTATTATCGTTTCACTTTATATTTCGAATTCCATTACAAAAACGATTAAAAATGTAATTCAAGCTATTAAATCCATTTCTTCTAAAGAAAAAATTACGGAAAGAATTCATGTAAATACACATGATGAAATAAAAGATCTTGCTCATACGACGAACCATCTGCTAGACGAAATATCGAAAAGAGAGTGGTTACAAACGGAGATTGCAGAATTAATTTTAATGTATCAAGGTGTATCTTCTATTGAGATGTTAGGTAACAAAATTTTGAGTGGAATTATACAAAAAACGCAAACTTCTTGCGGTGCATTCTATGTACGTGAAGAATATGAAGAAACTGTCTACTATGTGAAAAAAGCTTCTTTTGCCGATCAAGGTTTTGATATTGGAAAACAATCTATTAAAATGGGTGAAGGTTTCATTGGACAGTCTGCTTTAGAAAAGAAAAGTTTTATTCTTAGGGACATACCAGAAGAGTTTCGTTACGTTACTACTGGATTATTAGAAATACGCCCTAAAAATTTACTAGTCATCCCTGTCTTATTTGAGGATGAAGTGATTGCAGTAATGGAGTTAGTAAGTGTAACTGACATTTCAGATTTACATCAAGATTTAATTCAACAAACTGTTGATAATCTAGGTTTAACAATCCATAGCATTATGGGACGTATGCGAATTCAAACTCTTTTACATGAATCACAAGCAATGACAGAAGAGTTGCAAGTTCAATCAGAAGAATTGCAAACCCAAGCGGAAGAACTACAAATGCAAGCCGAAGAATTACGAACAACGAATGAACAATTAGAGTCTAGAACGGAAGAGGCTGAACAGAAGACAGCTGACTTACAAATTACTAAATTAGAATTAGAAGAAAAAGCAAGCGAGTTGTTACGTAGTTCAAAATACAAATCAGAGTTCCTAGCAAATATGTCACATGAATTACGCACACCGTTAAATAGTATTTTACTATTATCTGAAATGTTAAAAGAAAATCATGATAATCATTTATCGGATGATGAAATTGAATTAGCAACCGTCATTCATTCATCAGGGAAAGATTTGCTTACTTTAATTAATGACATACTAGATTTATCTAAAGTAGAAGCCGGAAAACTAGATGTTATTTTTGAAGCAACAAATATAAGTGATATGGCAGCAAGTATGCATCAAAACTTTTTACATATCGCTGCACAAAAAAATGTTGAATTTACTGTTGAAGACAGTGATACGATTCCTGATTTGTTTTATACAGATGCAAAACGGATTGAACAAATTATTAAAAACTTATTATCCAATGCATTTAAATTCACGGAAAAAGGATCCGTCTCTTTACATTTCGATTCAATCGAAACAAGCAATTTAAGTCATGATATGCAGTCTATAAGTAAAGACTGGATTACAATTTCAGTAAAAGATACTGGTATTGGTATTGCTAAAGAACAGCATCAACTTATTTTCGAAGCCTTTCAACAGGCTGATGGCGCAACGATTCGGAAGTATGGTGGTACAGGATTAGGTTTATCTATTTGTAAAGAGTTTGCTAGATTATTAGGTGGTTGGATTACGTTAGAGAGTCATGTAGGAGAAGGCAGTACTTTCACCGTATATATTCCCAACCTTCCAAATGGATTACATGATGTACAGTTATCCAATTTAGAAGTCGCAGCAACGGTAGATGAAGTTATTCCTGCTGAAGTTATTGAAGAAACTATCGTTCTCCCAGAAGCAAATAATGTCTTCCAAGAGAAAACTATTATGATTGTCGATGATGATCATCGAAATATATTTGCATTACAAAATGCATTAAAAAAACAACATGCCAACATCATTACTGCACAAAACGGCCTAGAGTGTTTAGAAATACTAAAAAACAATACAAATATCGACCTTATTTTAATGGATATTATGATGCCAAATATGGACGGTTATGAAACGATGGAACATATCCGAATGAACTTAGGGTTACATGAAATACCTATTATTGCATTAACTGCTAAAGCAATGCCAAATGATAAGGAAAAATGTTTATCTGCTGGCGCTTCAGATTATATAAGTAAACCATTAAATTTACATCAACTCTATTCGGTAATGAGTGTATGGTTAATAAAATAA
- a CDS encoding YflJ family protein, translated as MYFGSKGWYVKELKKLGIRTYEGKKLESYRTHVLSSLLERMKKASA; from the coding sequence ATGTATTTCGGAAGCAAAGGTTGGTATGTAAAAGAACTTAAAAAATTAGGTATCCGTACTTATGAAGGTAAAAAACTAGAATCGTATCGTACGCATGTGTTATCTAGTTTACTTGAGAGAATGAAGAAAGCTTCAGCTTAA